The sequence below is a genomic window from Lycium ferocissimum isolate CSIRO_LF1 chromosome 9, AGI_CSIRO_Lferr_CH_V1, whole genome shotgun sequence.
CTACCCtgccacctcccaccaacaaCGGTGTACCGAGTGCGCAATCCCAGAAAGGCTGAATAGATagaaagaaatcacctagtgtttgtCTCTACTAGGACTATAGCATTTTGTTATTCTATCTTTTAAGATGCACTTTTCAACCATGGACTTGGGTCAATTTAGTCCGAAAATTAGTTTGGGGCCACAAAGTGGAATTCCTTTACTTTTTTGGGCAGTAGAAGGCATTACTAAAGCTTTTTTCTATCAAGTTCAAAGAAATGAAGAGGAGGCATAGAGAAGAAAGAGATGTTAAAGAAATCGGAAGTAAATGGCATGTCTGCATCGTTATAATTCAAAGCACATACCCGTAACGCTTTTGTACAAACTGAGATCCTTACTAGAACCAATAGGATATCCAGGTAAACTGTATTTCAGCCTTTGACACAAGAGACCATaaataaagttgattttaactaaaaagATAGTGACTAACTGGTAGAATAAAAGAATTACCTTCACTTCTTCAGGCCACAGAGGCACATAATTACAGGAATAATAATTTTGGTTTGAAGGGGGCTCCATCTGATAATTTAGTacagatgatgatgatgatgaaatcCCTGAAGAGATATTCATCTGCAGTTACGACAACGCGATTTAATCAGCAtttcaaacacatcaaaacaaaaTCTTAAACGCGATAAGCTAATGATGATTTATAACATTGCTTACCATTgatgaagaacaagaaagttgatattgttgtgatctTTGCAGCACACCAGGCAAAGGCAAAATCGGGTTATGCAGTTCATTAGGCAAGTCTACATTAGGCCCGAAAACAACACCATGGCGATTTCGATTTCCCTGTTGGCTCTCTCTTTCAGGACTATACTCACAACTCCACAATTTAGGGCAATTATCACCACTCCCTGGACCCGAAACGGATGACCAACTTAACTCACCTagtgattttgatgattgtaaCGTCTTCGAACGAAAACCATCAAGAACTAAGGCAGACTGATTTGTTCTAAAGACACAATTTTTCGAAGGTAGATCCATCGTTGGCGGCCTAAAAGGAACTGATTTTGGTACCAAAACACTAGGTGTTTGAAAAATTGGATCTTTTTTATGTTGTTCTTCACCTTCTAATCTAATTCTTTCTAGTTGAGCAACACCAAGTCCTCTTTGTGGgatctttttttgtttcaattttttacAAGCTCTACTAGTagcaccaccaccaccactaccacTTGAACCACCACCAGCCCCACCCCCACTACTATTACTACACCTATGGTTATGTTCCTCTATAGCCATTATAGTTGTCCTAGGCATCATATGCAAGAAAAAATTATACACTAATACTTAAGTAAAAACCTAAAGGACAAATATTTATAGACATTGTAACAATGTTAAGATACAATTAATCTAAAACCCCAAATGGAaaatatttcaagaaaattaagaaaaaagccAAATTCAAGAACCCCAATTCCCCATTTATACGTTACATGAAAATCTTGTAGGTCATCAAGTCAAGATCTGCAAACTTATATAGCagattaataaataaatttacatACAAACAAACTCCATAATTCAGCTAAaagattacaactttatttttttttttaaaatgtaaacaatatatatatacacacacaaaatgTACAAAAAAGATACAGTATAAAGCTATAAAGAGCAAGGgttaagaaagagaaaggaagtgtatCTGAGAGACATATCAGAtcattaaattgaaaaaaaaaaaaaaagtttaaaatgcAAATCTAAAGAAAATTCAATGTTTTTTAAGTGCAAATCTAAAGGAACCTACAAATGTGGGAATTCATCAAATTTATAGGCCAAATTTTTCGGTGGACTATACATTTTTGGTTCTTGCTAGACCGACTCTTAAGTAGTCTTGTTTTTCATTTCTTctaatcttttataaaattccctcttttttttctctctcttttaagTGAAAAGTACAGTACTTCATTCCAAATGAAGACAATACCCCGCTCTAACCTTTTATTATACTAAGATATTGAGTTATTATTATCATCTTAATGACACGTCCCAAAATAGAAAGGTTTACCGCAAAAAGATGCAGGGTTGCTCTCCCTTAATTAGAGATCTTGGGTTCAGATCTTATGtatgaaaaaatctttttttgtgCAGTTTGCCTTTCatacggactggtctttaatttttaccacTCAAATCGCGGTCTTTAATTTCTGCatctcaaattgctggtctttaacttttgcccctcaaatcgctggtctttaatttttgtccctgcTTCTCATTTAATGGAAATATGTAGGCCAAAGTATCCTTATTCGCCGGTTTACAAAAGTAGATAGTCTAGGTTCGATCCCCAACGGAATAAAAATAATCGCAAGACAAAGTTTCATATAAATTATGCCTTGTCGAGCAAAGTTACATAAAAACtatgccttgtccggcatagttCTGTAAAAATTAAGTTATCCGACATAAGTTGTGTAGTAAATAATTCGCTTGGCATAAGTTTATAAAAACtttgccttgtccggcataagttccgtagaaatgaagttatgcttgataacttaatttctacagaactatACCGGACAAGGCATAGTTCCTATGTAACTTTGC
It includes:
- the LOC132031279 gene encoding uncharacterized protein LOC132031279 codes for the protein MMPRTTIMAIEEHNHRCSNSSGGGAGGGSSGSGGGGATSRACKKLKQKKIPQRGLGVAQLERIRLEGEEQHKKDPIFQTPSVLVPKSVPFRPPTMDLPSKNCVFRTNQSALVLDGFRSKTLQSSKSLGELSWSSVSGPGSGDNCPKLWSCEYSPERESQQGNRNRHGVVFGPNVDLPNELHNPILPLPGVLQRSQQYQLSCSSSMMNISSGISSSSSSVLNYQMEPPSNQNYYSCNYVPLWPEEVKMIGMKRPYPFSPEFPPVPAFHCKFPPDYVNLASRSPESASCSNECAASLESGNLLKREIPSGSRTLSESKPRNVVRQNKALNGNFLTLAPPTSNSALQSRDIFILESVTCQGVAEEPTTSSALSRSVEQPIFGFFPTAKVQIDQEGTNKRNCHVEVGGNIDLNLKL